The following nucleotide sequence is from Nitratidesulfovibrio termitidis HI1.
TTCCGCCGCGCCGCCGAAGTTGTAGACCGCGCTGGGGCGGCCCTTTTCCAGGGCCAGCAGCACCCCCCGGCAGTGGTCGCCCACGTGAATCCAGTCGCGCACGTTCATGCCGTCGCCGTAGACGGGCAGTGTCTCGTCGCGCCCGGCCCGGCCGATCATCAGCGGGATGAGCTTTTCGGGGAACTGGTAGGGGCCGTAGTTGTTGGAGCAGCGGGTGATGACCACCGGATAGCCGTAGGTCTCGAACCAGGCGCGGGCCATCAGGTCGCCCGACGCCTTGGAGGCGGAGTAGGGGCTGTTGGGGGCCAGCGGGGTGGATTCGGTGAAGCGGCCCTCCGGGCCCAGGGTGCCGTATACTTCGTCGGTGGAAACATGGACGAAGCGGGCCACGCCAGCCGCGCGCGCGGCGGTGAGCAGGGTTTGCGTGCCCAGCACGTTGGTGACCACGAAGGGCGCGGGGTCGTCGATGGAACGGTCCACGTGGGTTTCTGCCGCAAAGTTGACCACCGCGTCGATGCGGTGCTGCGTAAGGATGCGGCGCACCGCGTCCGCGTCTGCGATGTCGGCGTGTTCGAAGAAATA
It contains:
- the rfbB gene encoding dTDP-glucose 4,6-dehydratase: MRLLVTGGCGFIGTNFVRLIIDRRPDITVVNLDKLTYAGNPLNLADVEKTHGGARYFFEHADIADADAVRRILTQHRIDAVVNFAAETHVDRSIDDPAPFVVTNVLGTQTLLTAARAAGVARFVHVSTDEVYGTLGPEGRFTESTPLAPNSPYSASKASGDLMARAWFETYGYPVVITRCSNNYGPYQFPEKLIPLMIGRAGRDETLPVYGDGMNVRDWIHVGDHCRGVLLALEKGRPSAVYNFGGAAERPNIEVVRAILRLVGKPESLIRHVTDRPGHDRRYAMDFSLAAQELGYAPEYDFERGLAETVAWYRDNAAWLESVASGAYREFMQRWYGERL